One Triticum dicoccoides isolate Atlit2015 ecotype Zavitan chromosome 4B, WEW_v2.0, whole genome shotgun sequence genomic window carries:
- the LOC119291104 gene encoding leucine-rich repeat receptor-like serine/threonine-protein kinase BAM1: MARSMSATHTFLLAVLLLLLATATSSIASGSPTSAASLEAAALLNLSVALADPSGYLSAHWTPATPLCSWPRLSCDAAGSRVISLDLSALNLTGPIPAAALSSVPHLRSLNLSNNLFNSTFPDGLIASLTDIRVLDLYNNNLTGPLPAALPNLTNLVHLHLGGNFFSGSIPTSYGQWSRIRYLALSGNELTGEIPPELGNLSTLRELYLGYFNSFTGGIPPELGRLRQLVRLDMASCGISGKIPPELANLTTLDTLFLQINALSGRLPSEIGVMGALKSLDLSNNLFAGEIPASFASLKNMTLLNLFRNRLAGEIPEFIGDLPNLEVLQLWENNFTGGVPAQLGVAATRLRIVDVSTNKLTGVLPTELCAGGRLETFIALGNSLFGGIPDGLAGCPSLTRIRLGENYLNGTIPAKLFTLQNLTQVELHNNLLSGEVRLDADEVSPSIGELSLYNNGLSGPVPAGIGGLVGLQKLLLADNKLSGELPPAIGKLQQLSKVDMSGNLISGELPPAIAGCRLLTFLDLSGNRLSGSIPAALPSLRILNYLNLSSNALDGEIPPSIAGMQSLTAVDFSYNCLSGEVPATGQFAYFNSTSFAGNPGLCGAFLSPCGGHGVATSTFGSLSSTTKLLLVLGLLALSIIFAVAAVLKARSLKRSAEARAWRITAFQRLDFAVDDVLDCLKDENVIGKGGSGIVYKGAPGGAVVAVKRLSAIGRSGSAHDDYGFSAEIQTLGRIRHRHIVRLLGFAANRETNLLVYEYMPNGSLGEVLHGKKGGHLQWATRYKIAVEAAKGLCYLHHDCSPPILHRDVKSNNILLDTDFEAHVADFGLAKFLNGNAGGSECMSAIAGSYGYIAPEYAYTLKVDEKSDVYSFGVVLLELVTGRKPVGEFGDGVDIVQWVRMATGSTKEGVMKIADPRLSTVPVQELTHVFYVAMLCVAEQSVERPTMREVVQILADMPGATSMTAGMTRSEATVEGEEEEHQDGPQESPAQQDLLSI, from the exons ATGGCACGCTCCATGTCCGCCACTCACACCTTTctcctcgccgtcctcctccttctcctggccACCGCCACCAGCTCCATCGCCTCCGGCTCACCCACCTCTGCTGCCTCCCTGGAAGCCGCCGCCCTCCTCAACCTCTCCGTGGCACTCGCTGACCCCTCGGGCTACCTTTCCGCGCACTGGACGCCGGCCACGCCGCTCTGCTCGTGGCCGCGCCTCTCCTGCGACGCCGCCGGCTCCCGCGTCATCTCCCTCGACCtctccgccctcaacctcaccggccccatccccgccgccgccctctcctccGTCCCGCACCTCCGGTCCCTCAACCTCTCCAATAACCTCTTCAATTCCACCTTCCCGGACGGCCTCATCGCCAGCCTCACCGACATCCGCGTTCTCGACCTGTACAATAACAACCTCACCGGCCCGCTCCCTGCCGCGCTCCCCAATCTCACGAACCTTGTCCACCTCCACCTCGGCGGCAATTTCTTCTCCGGCAGCATTCCCACGTCGTACGGCCAATGGAGCCGCATCCGGTACCTGGCCCTCTCCGGCAATGAGCTCACCGGGGAGATACCGCCCGAGCTCGGCAACCTGTCGACGCTGAGGGAGCTGTACCTCGGGTACTTCAACAGCTTCACCGGCGGGATACCGCCTGAGCTCGGCAGGCTGCGGCAGCTCGTGCGCCTCGACATGGCGAGCTGCGGTATCTCCGGCAAGATCCCGCCGGAGTTGGCGAACCTGACGACGCTGGACACTCTCTTTCTACAGATTAACGCCCTCTCCGGGCGGCTGCCGTCGGAGATAGGCGTGATGGGCGCGCTGAAGTCGCTCGACTTGTCCAACAACCTGTTCGCCGGGGAGATCCCAGCGAGCTTCGCGTCGCTCAAGAACATGACGCTGCTGAACCTCTTTCGGAACCGCCTCGCCGGCGAGATTCCCGAATTTATCGGTGACCTGCCGAACCTCGAGGTGCTGCAGTTGTGGGAGAACAACTTCACCGGCGGAGTGCCGGCGCAGCTTGGTGTTGCGGCAACCAGGCTGAGGATTGTCGACGTGAGCACAAATAAGCTCACCGGCGTTCTGCCGACCGAGCTATGCGCCGGCGGTCGGCTGGAGACGTTCATCGCGCTTGGAAATTCGTTGTTTGGCGGCATTCCGGACGGGCTCGCCGGGTGCCCGTCATTGACGAGGATTCGACTGGGAGAGAATTATCTCAATGGGACGATCCCGGCCAAGCTGTTCACGTTGCAGAACCTGACACAGGTAGAGCTGCATAACAATCTGCTGTCCGGCGAGGTCCGGCTGGACGCCGACGAGGTGTCGCCGTCGATAGGGGAGCTGAGCCTGTATAACAACGGATTATCTGGCCCGGTGCCGGCGGGGATCGGTGGGCTCGTGGGCCTGCAGAAGCTTCTGTTGGCcgacaacaagttgtccggcgagctcccgccggctATTGGGAAGTTGCAACAGCTTTCAAAGGTGGACATGTCTGGCAACCTGATATCCGGGGAGCTGCCGCCGGCGATCGCGGGTTGCAGGCTGCTCACCTTCCTCGACCTATCCGGCAACAGGCTCTCCGGCAGCATCCCGGCCGCGCTCCCCAGCCTACGGATCCTCAACTACCTCAACCTATCCAGCAACGCGCTCGACGGGGAGATCCCGCCTTCCATCGCCGGAATGCAGAGCCTAACAGCCGTTGATTTCTCGTACAACTGCCTGTCCGGCGAGGTCCCAGCCACCGGGCAGTTCGCCTACTTCAACTCCACCTCCTTCGCCGGCAACCCTGGTCTCTGCGGGGCCTTCCTGTCTCCGTGTGGCGGTCACGGCGTGGCCACGTCCACCTTCGGGTCCCTCTCGTCGACCACGAAGCTTCTCCTCGTGCTCGGCCTCCTGGCGCTGTCCATCATCTTCGCCGTGGCGGCCGTGCTGAAGGCGCGGTCTCTGAAGCGGTCGGCGGAGGCGCGTGCGTGGCGGATCACGGCGTTCCAGCGCTTGGACTTCGCTGTGGACGACGTGCTCGACTGCCTCAAGGACGAGAACGTGATCGGCAAGGGCGGGTCCGGGATCGTGTACAAGGGCGCGCCGGGCGGCGCGGTTGTGGCAGTGAAGCGGCTGTCCGCCATCGGGCGCTCCGGGTCAGCTCACGACGACtatggcttctccgccgagatacaGACGCTGGGGCGGATCCGGCACCGCCACATCGTGCGGCTGCTCGGGTTCGCGGCCAACCGCGAGACGAACCTCCTGGTGTATGAGTACATGCCCAACGGCAGCCTCGGCGAGGTGCTCCACGGCAAGAAGGGTGGCCACCTGCAGTGGGCGACGCGGTACAAGATCGCCGTGGAGGCGGCCAAGGGCCTCTGCTACCTGCACCACGACTGCTCGCCGCCGATACTGCACCGCGACGTCAAGTCCAACAACATCCTCCTCGACACCGACTTCGAGGCGCACGTCGCCGACTTCGGCCTCGCCAAGTTCCTCAACGGCAACGCCGGTGGCTCCGAGTGCATGTCCGCGATCGCCGGTTCCTATGGATACATCGCTCCCG AGTACGCCTACACTCTCAAGGTGGACGAGAAGAGCGACGTGTACAGCTTCGGTGTGGTGCTGCTGGAGCTCGTGACCGGACGCAAGCCGGTGGGTGAGTTCGGCGACGGCGTGGACATCGTGCAGTGGGTGCGGATGGCCACCGGATCGACCAAGGAAGGCGTGATGAAGATCGCCGACCCGCGCCTCTCGACAGTGCCCGTCCAGGAGCTGACGCACGTCTTCTACGTCGCCATGCTCTGCGTCGCGGAGCAAAGCGTCGAGCGGCCCACGATGCGGGAGGTGGTGCAGATCCTGGCCGACATGCCAGGGGCGACGTCGATGACCGCCGGCATGACACGGTCGGAGGCCACCgtcgaaggagaggaggaggagcatcAGGACGGGCCACAGGAGTCCCCGGCGCAGCAGGATCTCCTCAGCATTTAG